A stretch of DNA from Luteolibacter yonseiensis:
ATTACCTGCACCGCTTCCTGTCTCCTGCCGAGTTTCCGCAGGGCAACGGCTTTGCCGTAATTGGCAGTCAGCAGGCGTTCGGTTTCCTTTTCTTTCTCCAGAGCGATGTCGTATTGGGTGACGGCCTCTTCATAGCGTTCCATGCGCGACAGCGCTTGCGCGTAACCCACGCGGGAGATCCATGGCGCGGTTTGAAGGGCATCTTCAAAAATGGGCAGGGCTTGCCCCGGTTTGTCCTGAGCGACCAGCCCATCCGCAAGGTTGATCTGGTTCATGACCATGAGGGGGCGCACTGCGATGGATGCCAGTGCCATATCCACCGGTTGCTGTGAGCGGGCGGACACGAGGCTCATCGTAAAGACGCCTGCGATCCGGTTTACGGCGATTATTAGCAACCCGGCGGCTGCAAGGATTGGGAAAACCTTTCTCGAATCGGGTTCCAGGAGTTCCAGGGTCTTCCTTCCCAGGAGGAATGATCCGGCCGCCAGTGCCAGACTCCATCCTATGGAAGGGACCAGGGTGTAGTAATCGCCAAGGGGGCCAGCGTAGAGCGGGACGAAGTTGCCCGAGGGAAATGCTCCGATGATACCCATCGCAAGCCCGAGTGCGATCAAACCGGAAAGCTTACACGATTTCCGGATGCCGATCCAGGCAAGTGCCGGGATGGAAACCAGATAAGCTGCGAGGAAAACCCATCCCCAGATGAGGGATGCGGTTGAAACGGATTTTCCCGGGATGTAGCTGCCGCCGATTTCCAAAGTTCCGAATGGCCAAAACCACATGAGGCTGTGCCTCCAGAAAAACCATGCTGAGGCGGAAAAAACCTGCATCCGGCTGGTGTCGGGGCTGAACAGGACGGAATGCCCTGCACCGTCGCTAATAGCTCCGGTATGGTGCCGGAGGAAAAGCCACCCGACGACGACGGAAACCCACAACCCCAGCATCGCGGCCCCCTTGTTTGCAGCCTCGGAGGAAAGATCCTTCTGTAGCCACCGCAGTGCCAAATAGGCAGCAAACATCCCGGGAAGAGCCACGATTGAATCATAGCAAAGCAGTCCGGCAGCAAATAACAGGACTCCACCGACACCGTAGCGGATCTTCCGTCCGGTGGTCTCGGCCATGAGGAATTTGTCAGCGTAGACAAAGGCAAAGCATCCAAACGCCACCGCCATGGCGATATTCTGAGCGGACACCCATACCGCACTCGATGTTCCGGCCGCAGATAGAAGCCAAAAGCCGGCGCAGGTAAGCGCGAGCCATTCATCCCGGGAGACGCGTTGGACCAACGCAAAAATTCCGAAGGCAGCAACGATGCTGTAGAGGAATCCGAAGGTGCGGGCGGCAGTTAGAGCAGCCTGAACCGTTTC
This window harbors:
- a CDS encoding tetratricopeptide repeat protein, whose translation is MAYKDSIAYYRPLKNLTFGLIASASDPAKPETVQAALTAARTFGFLYSIVAAFGIFALVQRVSRDEWLALTCAGFWLLSAAGTSSAVWVSAQNIAMAVAFGCFAFVYADKFLMAETTGRKIRYGVGGVLLFAAGLLCYDSIVALPGMFAAYLALRWLQKDLSSEAANKGAAMLGLWVSVVVGWLFLRHHTGAISDGAGHSVLFSPDTSRMQVFSASAWFFWRHSLMWFWPFGTLEIGGSYIPGKSVSTASLIWGWVFLAAYLVSIPALAWIGIRKSCKLSGLIALGLAMGIIGAFPSGNFVPLYAGPLGDYYTLVPSIGWSLALAAGSFLLGRKTLELLEPDSRKVFPILAAAGLLIIAVNRIAGVFTMSLVSARSQQPVDMALASIAVRPLMVMNQINLADGLVAQDKPGQALPIFEDALQTAPWISRVGYAQALSRMERYEEAVTQYDIALEKEKETERLLTANYGKAVALRKLGRRQEAVQVIQRVIHNTTYRHHLQMVAFGIVVAQEADDDETARRWLAKARDIYPDNPLIDQAAAAANLR